A segment of the Acidobacteriota bacterium genome:
TACAGGATCAGATTCCCGTTCGAGGCAGGGCGGGTGGCGCGGTGCGAAGTCCTGTGGTTCGACGACACCTCCGACACGTACAAGAGATCGAAGTAGAGAAGGCGGAAGGAGAACTCCCGATGGCACCCTACGAGGAAACGCTGTTCATCCTGGCCGTCCTCGCCTTCGGCGCTTTCGTCGCGTGGCTGACGGCGCGCTTCGCTCTCGAGCGGGCCCGCGAGCGAGAACGCCGCGGCCGGTTCGTCGAGGCCCAGATCGAGAAGTTCGCCGAGGCCCGGGACTTCGTCGAGTTCGCCCGGAGCGAGGCGGGGCTCGCCTGGCTGAGGGCCGACTCCGGCGAATCGCGCGTGAGGCGGGGACTGCTCGTCCTGACCCTGGCCGGGATCCTCTCCATCGCGCTCGGCGCCGCACTGTTCGTCAATTCCGCGCGCCTCTCGGGCGCCGTCGACCCGAACGACGCTCGCGCTCTCGCCAACGCGGCCTGGTGGGGAACGATCCTCATCGCCCTCGGCGCCGGTTCGCTGGCCGCCTCCGCCCTGATGGCGCGAATCGGGAGGGCCTGGGGGCTGCTTCCCACGGCCGGTCCGAGGGAGCGCGAAACGAGCGGGGAATGACCCTCGACCCCGGTTTCGACGAGTTCTACCGCGAGATGCATCCGCGGCTCTGGGCCTTCCTCGTGCGGACGACCCGCGAGGCGGCTCTTGCCGACGAGATCGCCCAGGAGTCGTTCGTCCGCCTGCTCGCGAGCCGCGGCGCGGCGCTCCCAGCGGGCGAGCGCCGCGCCTACCTGTTCCGGATCGCCGTGAACCTGGTCCGCGACTCGGGCCGCCGCCGGGTACGCGAGAGGACGATGCCTCTCGCCGAGGCGCCGGAGCCGGCGGCCCCCGAGCCGGAGGAGCCGATGGGCCGACACGCCGCAACGGCCCTCGCCGCCCTCGGCGAGCGGGAGCGAGAGCTGATCTGGCTCGCCCACGTCGAAGAGTGGAAGCACAAGGAGATCGCCGGACTCCTCGGCATCGCGGCCGGCAGCGTGCGGGTGCTCCTCCACCGGGCCCGCCGCCACTTCAAAGAGCAACTGGAAAAGGAGGAAGCCCGATGAGCGAGACGAGCGACCCCGTCGAAGCGTCCCTCGCGTCCCTGGCCCGGAGCACGTTCGCTGCCGCGCCGCGCCCCGTCCCGTTCGCCGTCGTCCGGATCCTGGCCGAGCGGCGCCGCGCGGAGCTCCGCTCGCGCCGTCTCCTCGCGTTCGTCGCGCTTGCGAGCGCCGCTCCGATGCTGATCGTCATCGTGGCCTGGGTCGCCCGTCCGGTGGCCGCGGACGGCTACCTGCTCGCGGCCATCGTGCTCGCCCTCGCGCTCG
Coding sequences within it:
- a CDS encoding RNA polymerase sigma factor: MTLDPGFDEFYREMHPRLWAFLVRTTREAALADEIAQESFVRLLASRGAALPAGERRAYLFRIAVNLVRDSGRRRVRERTMPLAEAPEPAAPEPEEPMGRHAATALAALGERERELIWLAHVEEWKHKEIAGLLGIAAGSVRVLLHRARRHFKEQLEKEEAR